TAGCCGCTATTGCATCATGAAATTAAACCCCGCCTCTTTCCGGAAGCGCGCACCATCTGTTCGCTGGCGAGTAAACTTTTGAATTTGAGTCGCTGAAAGACGACAAGAaagaatgttttaattattttacttgAGTTTGATTCGCTTGTCGTGTTCCTAACGACACGCCGAAGAAGACATTTTCGTTTCTTTGCGATGGAGGTAGACGTGCTGGACTTTTTGGTTCCTGTGGAGAACAACAAGACTTTGTTCGTGTGGAACATCCAGCCGGACTTGACCGAGGCCCACATCCACGTCAGTACTCGcccgaacaacaacaacaacaacaacaacacacaggaACAACTTGTGCATACGTACGCGTGTGTTTGCTATGTATGTTTAGATGTTCGTATGTGTCTGTATATGGGGTGCCGTTCGTACAGCCGCTCACActgaaaataacagcaacattttgtcacagtgAGCTTCAAACAGTGTTGAAAGAAATGGTGGGAATTTTCGACAGTCACTTTGATGCACATTTAGGATCTTATTTGTCAACTTTATAGTTCAATCCAAATGTCACATGCTACACCTAAGTGTCAAATCTAAATATGaatctcacagttctgaggagcggggatcgatccccggccccgcccgtgtggagtttgcatgttctccccgtgcccgcgcggcttttccccgggcactccgctttcctcccacctcccaaaaacatgcgtgaattggagactctaaattgcccgtaggcatgactgtgagtgcgaatggttgtttgtttctatgtgccctgcgatcggctggcaaccagttcagggtgtaccccgcctcctgcccgatgacgcccgcgacccgcgtgaggagaagcggctcacaaaatggatggatggatttatatatacagtgtgtgtgtgtgtatatatagatatttaacatttagatttaagatATCTATTTAGATATCTATTTAACATTTAGGTGTATATTCAACATTTAGATTTgagatttatttaatatttggaaAATTCACACCATTTGAACACAtgaagctaaatgtgacaaaatgttgctgttatttttggcGTGAGCGGGTCTACAAATGGCAACCCATATATGTccactggaaaaaaatgaccagtgtaaaaatattgaaaacaagGCATTTTGTCCTCTGCCAAAGGAACTACTTAATtgattcttaaaataagatgttgaggttctctctaggagtgagcaGGTCGGGTAGggttagaaatgagctcatccgaGGGACGgtcaaggttcgatgttttggagacaaagttcgagagagcagacttggacacgtccagaggagcgAGAGCGAGTAAAAGGACGATGAGGACGGAGCTGCcaggcgagagagcgagaggaagaccgaaGAGAAGGTGGACGGATGTGGAgagggaagacgtgagggcaCTTGGTGTTCCAGaggagaggaggatgcgggaGAGAGGCCGACGCGATGTGGccacaagcccaaaggaaaataagctcttgtatctcaaaacaagtctttttgtcttgctgaagaATTAGCCAAAAGTCAAAACTGATGTTTTCGCTGGAACTAAGATGAATTGACTGGGTCTGATCTTGGGTTTTCGCAGTGTATTTGTGTGAATGCACGTGTGTTGTAGGAGCGCTTGCACGCGGTCTTCTCGTCCTTCGGCCCGCTCTACCTGGTGAAGGTGCGTCCGAACGCCGCGCTGAGCACGCCCGGCTTCAACGGCATGGTCAAGTTCTACTCGGCGGCTCAGGCACGCAAAGCCCAGCGGAACACGGACGGACGCGCCCTCTTCCAGAACACGCCCCTCATGGTggacacatgaacacacacattctcttcttctccttttttgTGAGGGAATGctaaaacgtgtgtgtgtgtgtgtgtgtgtgtgtggtcaggtGAGGTTGAGCTCCAAACAGACGCCTCACTTCCTGTCTGGCAACAAGCCTCTGAGCCACGCCCGCTGCGTGGAGTTGGCCAATGAGTGCCTGGGATTCAACGGGTGGACGTGTGACATCATCACAGTAATTTCATGGACGCCTTTGCGGGTCGCGGAGATGCGGGGTGTCACGTGACTCGAGCGCTTCCTGTGGGGCCCGCAGCTGAAGGAGCTTCcctgcgaggaggaggaggaggaggaggaagccgGCGGGCGTGTGCGTGTGAAGCTGGGCTGCGTGGTGCAGATCTCGTTCCCGCGTCACGGCGTGAGCACGCGAGGAGCCGCCGTGGTCGAGGAGGACGTCGTCGCCGCAGGTCGGTGAGAGCGCACATGGAGGACGTCGTCACGTGCGCCGTCGGCGAGAGCGCGCGTGACGCGCCGCCTTCGCAGACGTCTTATGACTCGACGCTGAGTCAGTGATTGGCAACGCGGACGCTGGGACGTTTCGCGTGCCCGCTACGATCGCAAATCTTTCGTTTATCACGGCCGTCGTGTTCCGTTACACCCTCGCAGTAGGTGAAATTAATTCTTGACGTTATTTGTAATCATGTCAATAAATCAAATCCAATGTATTTGTACAGcatttttcatacattaaaatgcaacacaaagtgctttacagaaaTTAAAACTGACAATTAAGATGGTAAGAAATAGACAAGACAAACCACTGTTatgaagtgctatttttctccaTAAACACGTTACACACCTTTTTGGGGGGAGCGAGAATGGAATTCAcgattttgtttcattcaattcaattgttttgagttgcgggcgtggtcacggaatgaattgaACTCggatctcaaggcacaactttctataaaaaaaaaaagaacgtaaCATAAAAATGTTCAGAATCCAAATCGTCTTCATTGGCCAACGCACGAGGAATTCGTCTGCGGcggtcggagccgctcgagcgCGACGACAAACAGCCGCTGAGATCGaatcaaaatatgaatttcGGACATGAAAACACGGAGAGTCATTGAACGATGAAAGGTCGGCGGTCACGCGGTCCTCGAGCGGTTTCCAGTGAGTCGTAGCGGCACAATTGTGACACATGACGACAGTTGTGCGAATGCGTCAAGCACGTAAATGGCCGGTAGGAATCAACAAGAGTCGTGCAAACCACGCAGAGCGACCACGCCGCCACAATGAGTGTGATGTCCTAACGGAGGTGTGCAAAACTGGCAGCATGTCACAATGGaattgtttaagaagttaacggCGAGAGGGAAGCAGCTGTCAGAAGGGCCGCTGATTTTAGTTTGCGTTGTTGGATAGCGCCGACCCgaggaaaggagctggaagaggcggtgaccgggatgcgggaGGTCCAGGAGGATTTTGCGTGCCCTTGTCTTTGTGTttgcagtgtgcaagtcctcaagagcgGGGAGGGGGGTACCGCCGATCCCCTCGGCAGTCCGAACTGTCCCCTGCAGTCGGATCTTGTAGCGGCGCCAAACCGGACAGCGACGGACGAACCCGCgacgattcgatgaccgctgtgtagaacctcCTCGACCgctcctctgctgggcctttgtCACCACGGACTagatgtagagagagaagagcggcGGCCAGAGGACGCATCCCTGGGGCGCCCCGGCGCCGGTGGCGGGCGTGGATGAGGTGGCGTCCCCCGCCCTCGACCTGCCGCGTCCCGCCCGTCAAGAAACTGTAGATCCGCCGGCAgacgagacgctgagctggagaagctcggAGGAGAGGAGATCTCGGATGACGGTGTCGAACGCGGAGCTGAACTCCACCAACAGAAGTttcaggatcctcgcgtagctCCCCGCGCCGTccaggtgttctaggatgaagcgcCGACCCGTTTGTTCGATAGGCAAACTGCAGCGGGTCCGGCGggggtcctgtgacgctcttgagttGGTCCAGCACAAGGccttcaaaggacttcatgaccacagatgtctgTAGTTATTCAggcctgagattgcaggtttcttggggactgggacgACGGTGGAGCTTTTGAAGCAGGATGGGACTTCGTACATTTCCGATGAGCTGAGTGAAAACTGCAGATACCGCTTCATGTCCTCTTCGTGAAGTGTCGAGGTCAGAGGTGTAATGGAGGTTGTCGCTGGTTGGGGGGGACCCGGTGGGGAGGGTGAAGGATTCTGAATCGTTACGtaacatgataaaaaaaaaaaaaaaaaaatccaataaaaaaaatcaagtgtaCCTAATCAGGTGGCCGTATGTGTGCGCGCAGGTCCTGAGGCGCTGCTGCAGAAGCGCAGCAGGATGCACAAGCTGGTGCGAGACAAAGCGGCGGTCCAGGCCTTCTCCACGGTGGTTCTGGTTCTCCTAGGTCAGCCGGTACCGCTCGCGCCGGCCGGTCGTCATGGCGATGCCGTCCCGGCTAACTCCTGCGCCGACGTGTGTGTGTTCGTCAGGTGAGGGCAAAGTCACGGTGGAGCTGCGACGCTCGGCGGAACACCTCTTCTCCGAGGAGTCTCAAGGAATCGTCCAGGTCCACAGCCGGGACCGGGACCGGGACCGGGACCGGGTGAGCGCTTGCGTCTGCTTATTCGACGTCCGCGTCGTGTCCGCCGACCCCGACTGATGATGTCATCGTGTCAGGTGGACAACTTTCCTGCCAATGAAGACCTCTGGGAACACGAAGACCTGGACCTGACCGTGTGGTAGACCGCCACCAGCGCGGCGGGCGTGAAAATTTCAGCAACTTGCATAATTGAAGGGTATTTTTAACAACTATTTCATTACTCAtactatttcatttcatttgacagaaaatgtggTTGTTTTTCATGGGGAAACCTAGCACTCCacaatattatactttataaaaacatacagtaattgcataattaaataaaagtcaaaagaaTGAATCAGTGTTTGACACTTTCTCCCTCAATTGTGCCGTTCATTCTGGTTTGCGCaccttggccacttgggggcagtataaaaaaaaaaccgatTCATCGAACAGTTGCGGTGCCGACCTGGCCGGGGAAAacgaagaaaatacaaatacatacatatactccaaactgtacaatgtgacaGGACGTGGCATCACAGCATGCTCGGAGCATGGGAGCAGATCAAAACGTGCGACTCAGTGTTCAAAAAGGAGTAGAAGGAAAAtaacgtgtatatatatatatatatatatatatatatacacacagtcgGGTAGCAGGCCCAACAACGAGACATTTTAGAAATTAAACATGTTATCATGCACAGCTTAAACATCAACATTGTGTTACATAGAGGCAAAAAACTACCTCGTCGTTCAATTCAAAGGTATTCCACATCaacaaataaattacataaaaattgtacctaaataaatgttgccTGTTGTCGCTTTTGTGTTTGCTGACGGGTcccgtgtgtttgtgtttcaagtCAAATGTTGACCCGATTCTGCTGAAAAGTTTCTATTAATCCACAAACAAGTTTGACGTCACAAAGTTTATCAAAACAACGAGGACGTGTCACAGTCATTAGCTTAGCCTAACAAGTTTCACAAAAGACACGATACAAATACTAAACAACAAACGCTTGATTTCAAGTTGCAGAAACAAACAATCCAAACAACAGACTGCAAGGAACCACGACATACACACGGAGCAGGGGTCACGACCTTTTTGAAAGGGAGCGCTCCTTGTGTGCTGATGAATGCGAAGGGCTTCCAGTTgcatacacacttctgaaatcacACGAGGACTAAATCATCTCATCGTTACGCTCGCTAACGTGCCTCCACGAGCGCGACAACGCTGACCTTTGAACCttcttaaaaaatattgtcattccCCAAATGTACACCAAtgcaaatatgatttaaaaatgcaacaagaaaatacatcgaactggtgagctatttttagaacaggcctaCTCGTGGTCCACATGGGCTACCGGGTGCCTGCGGGCACCGCGTCGGTGACCCCCGCTGACTCGAGAGTCCCCCTTTGGGACGGCTGCGGCTGCGGGGCGTCAGTCCGCAGCGGTCCAGGTGTGCCGGCGTTCGGGTTCAGGTCTCGGTCGAGACGCCGTCCCGGCACGCGTGCCGCTCCTCCGCCGCTACGATCCGACCCCGGTGCTGCGCCGCCCGCCACGTGCCGCCGCGCACGAAGAAGCCGCTCTGGGCAGAAGACCAGCGGGACGTGAGCGAGTAGGAAATGAGCAGGAATGGGAAGTGAGCGAGAAGCTTGAAGGAGGAGGACCCCCGCCGCCCCCCCGCTCCGTCCCCTTATCGCGGTGCGAGGCTACCTTCCACAGCAGCGCGCAGATGAGAGCCAGCAGGCCCAGCCCAGCCAGGACGGACGCCGCAATCATCCACAGGGGGGCGCCGCTGCCCACCCGCCGCTCCGGGTAGGGATAAACGTGGACCTCCATCTGCAAACAACAGCGGCGCCGCGTCAATGTTGTCGTCGCTGTCGTTGGCTGCAGGGGGCGCTAGTAGCACCTGTGCGCTGTGGGCTTCCGTGTTGAAGGTCCCCAGCCTGAGAGTGGCCCGCCCCCGCAGCAGCACGGCCCTGGCGTCCATGTAGTGCTAACGCAcaaatacacacgcacgcagcagTTGCTTCGTTGCTCCACCTGGGGGAGCCATTTGAGCCTTTCCGCCACATCCTTGATGTCCGACATTTGCAGTGGCATGCACGTAGATTTGGGCGGGCAGGTGGGCCCCGAGATCGTTCCCTAAAATGTCCAATGAAAATCCTTTTGGAGTGAGGGTGAGGTCGGGAATGAGCAAACGGAACGACGATCTTTCGTCATTCTCCAATCACTAGAATCGGTATAAGCGCAACCGACTTCCGCATTCGGGTCGAAGCGCTTCCTTTTGGTTCGGGCGAAGGGCGAACGAGACGGGATCCAAGTCACagtaggaactttaaacatctagaatgtctttttttaagcacaagatgtcaccacagatgACAGTAGCCCATGTTTAGGCTTCGTTCCTGGTTATGTATATCATATcgcatttgtataaataaatgagataCATGTagttaacttttgtccaaaaagACAAGCcataaagacaacaaaaaagttctgcttcaaaccatcatgtcgtCAAACTGTATTCATGATTGTTAGCGTAGCGTACGCAGGAGGTCCGCTAatctgttttccgggtttggtcacgtgactttCTGCATATAGCGGCTTAGCAACCTGACAAGGTTCCCCCAAAATggcagtctgtcaaaatgctgcaTCTGGTTGCAAAGGCCACTTCCGCCTGAGTACAACGTGGCAAGAATTTAGAAAATCAGAAGATAAGAAATGTGATATCGCTAAATAGAAAATCTGGCCACAAATCGCCTTCGAGTTAGCATCAAACAATACACCTTGATTATTTCTCAGCACGTCTCCTCGACTCTCTTGTTTCGGCAgcccttctccgattggctgacgagtttcagttgaaaatatccaccaataagcttgCGCGGGCTGAAATTCCAGGAGAGGCGTTCTCCGAGTGGCAGCGCTTGCCCTCAAGAATCCGCTTGCGTAGCGCAAAAGGAACATTATGGTGGGAAGAGGATTTTTCCTGAACTTATTTGTTCTGGGGGATTTCAGAAGTGCTCATTCCttctttttttagaaaattccacaaagatggcagccacATTGCTACTAGTAGGGTCCAGGAGGCTACTCATGCGTGACACATGTGACTAGTGTGACTAGTGCAGGACGGTAGTCTAGTCGTGTGACTAGTGCAGGACGGTAGTTTAATTCAACAGTGACACTAATACTGGAAAATGCATTACTAGTGAGAAAGTTGTTCTACTTGTGCGCTTACtactgaggacaaagagcgtactagtagcTGGATGTCAAGGATatggaaaaatgctcaaatggcttctCATCGTGCAAATGTCGAAGAAGAACCTCCAACATGGTGGCCTTCCACAATCGTGCTCGTAACGTCACACTGGCGCCCTTCTTCACGTGCGGCAGCGGACACGTGAAGTGCACGCACTTGGCGCCGCCGTTCACGCAGTCCTgcatgcacacgcgcacacaaaaggGACCTAGCGACagctcataagtcaaggtagcacGTAGTGATTTTGTACGGCGGCGCCCCCTGCTGGTGGTCCTACCAGGACGTAAGACTTGTTGTTGGTCTGCAAGTGACGGACAGGCGTGCCGTGTCCCGTCCCCTTGTCCTTCCTCACTTCCTCTTCCTGCGCCGGAGTCTGCCTCTCCCTCCCGCTCGCCTCTCTGGACATCTGTTACACAACATGTTTGGCATGTTACACGTTCCACATGTTACATGACGTGATCCATGTATCTATACACAGCATAGGGATGTTTGGCGTGTTACGTGTTACACAATGTGCGTTTGGTGTTACATAACACACTGTACATGTGTTTGGCATGTTACGTTGCAcaccatgtgtgtgtttgctgtgttaCGTTACACGGTTGTTTTCTGTATTACATGTTACACAAAATATATGTTTGCTGAGTTATGTTTCACATGTGTTTGCTGTGTTACATGTTACAATCCCAATcccgttgtgttaaacaaataaaaacagaatacgatgatttgcaaatcatgttcaacctatatttcattgaagacactacaaagacaagatatttcatgttcaaactgatcaacttgattgttttgagcaaataatcattcacttggaatttgatggctgcaacacgttccaaaagagcTGGGACCGGGTCCtgtttaccactgcgttacgtcaccttttctttgaacaacattcaatcgaCGTTTCGGGAACTGAGGGcgctcattgttgaagctttgtcggtggaattctttcccattcttgctccatgtacagcttcagccgttcaacagtccggggtctccgtggtcgtatttgacgcttcataatgcgccacgcgttttcaatgggagacgggtctggactgcaggcaggccggtctagtacccgcactcttttagtacaaagccacgctgtaacacgtgcagaatgtggtttggcattgtcttgttgaaataagcaggggcgtccctgaaaaagacgttgcttggatggcagcatatgtttctccaaaacctgtacgtacctttcagcattaatggtgccttcacagatgttacccatgccattgggactaacacagccccacaccatcacagatgctggcttttgacctTTGCGTCcagaacagtccggatggttcttttcctctttggcccggaggacacgacgtccacaatttccaaaaactatttgaaatgcggactcgtcggaccacagaacacttttccactttgcgtcggtccatctcagatgagctcgggcccggagaagccggcggcgtttctgggtgttgttgataaatggcttttgcttcgcatagtagagtttcaagttgcacttccggatgtagcgcccaactgtatttactgacattggttttctgaagtgttcctgagcccacgccgTGGTACCCtgtacacatcgatgtcggtttttgacgcagtgccgcccgagggatcgaaggtcacgggcattcaatgtcggttttcggcctcgccgcttacatgcggcgatttctccggattctctgaacctttggatggtattatggaccgtagatgacgaaatccctcaattccttgcaattgtacgttgaaggaacgttgtccttaaactgttggactattttctcacgcacttgttcgcaaagaggtgaacaagtgcgccccacctttgcttgtgaatgactgagcaattcttttctacccaatcacggcccccgcctgttcccaattcgcctgttcacctgtgggatgttcgttccaaacaggtgtttgtttGGAACGAAcattccttaactttctcactcttttttgccacctgtgccagcttttttggaacgtgttgcagtcatcaaattccaagtgaatgattatttgctaaaaacaatcaagttgatcagtatcttgtctttgtagtgtattcaatatatATCAAtcaatataagttgaacatgatttgcaaatcattgtattctgtttttattgatgtttaacacaacgtgccaacttaatttggaattggggttgtacacaccGCGTTTGCTGCATTACATGTTACGAAACGTGCGTTTGGCATGTTACATGTTACACAACATACATGTTTGGTGtgagtaataataaataaaacccagccattcattttcaacaccgcttatcccgttcagggtcgcggggcttcgggcgaaaggcggactgcaccccgaactggtcgccagtcagtcacagggcacattcgcaccgtcactgagtgggaactgaacccacgctgcccgcaccaaagtcaggcgagtggaccgctacaccatcagtgaacaTAAATCAAACcaggaaagaaaacaataaatgatttagttattttattctAATGATTTTTTACCTCCTCTACGAAAGTTTTTAAAAGTCCCCTAACACGCTGGAGCAATACATGTTAAGTCCCCCCCGTTTGCGTTGAGGCATCGCCACGGTTACTGACCTTCAGGCGCAGAGGGTTGACCACATTGCCGGGCGGAACACATCGCGATTCCGCGCTTCCGTTCAGCGAGATCTCCGTCAGGTAGAGGAGCCACTTCCCGTTGGACAACTCGCTCGGCCAATTGAACGCCAGCTCCGGGTTGCCTCGGCAACTCCCGCCCAAGTGCACCTGCCGGACGGGGGCGCCACTCACACCACGGAATCTCCGACACAAGTCGATGCGGACTTgggccgggattcaaatccctgCCTAGCCGCTATATAGCGCCCTCTATTTTGGAGCGCGTCTAGGTTATCTCCGATATCGAGCCCTTAATGATGAAGAAAGACTCGAATTTTCtttgagaaaataaacattgttttccGATTTATCTTTCTATcttttagtaatcagcagtagaccatgggttggtttcacccaaaacacCAGTTTCTGACCAGAAAGTGGAGAAAGCGAGCTTTTAGTGaaatgtcaag
This Phycodurus eques isolate BA_2022a chromosome 16, UOR_Pequ_1.1, whole genome shotgun sequence DNA region includes the following protein-coding sequences:
- the rdm1 gene encoding RAD52 motif-containing protein 1 isoform X2, which encodes MEVDVLDFLVPVENNKTLFVWNIQPDLTEAHIHERLHAVFSSFGPLYLVKVRPNAALSTPGFNGMVKFYSAAQARKAQRNTDGRALFQNTPLMVRLSSKQTPHFLSGNKPLSHARCVELANECLGFNGWTCDIITLKELPCEEEEEEEEAGGRVRVKLGCVVQISFPRHGVSTRGAAVVEEDVVAAGPEALLQKRSRMHKLVRDKAAVQAFSTVVLVLLGEGKVTVELRRSAEHLFSEESQGIVQVHSRDRDRDRVDNFPANEDLWEHEDLDLTVW
- the rdm1 gene encoding RAD52 motif-containing protein 1 isoform X1, translating into MEVDVLDFLVPVENNKTLFVWNIQPDLTEAHIHERLHAVFSSFGPLYLVKVRPNAALSTPGFNGMVKFYSAAQARKAQRNTDGRALFQNTPLMVRLSSKQTPHFLSGNKPLSHARCVELANECLGFNGWTCDIITLKELPCEEEEEEEEAGGRVRVKLGCVVQISFPRHGVSTRGAAVVEEDVVAAGPEALLQKRSRMHKLVRDKAAVQAFSTVVLVLLGEGKVTVELRRSAEHLFSEESQGIVQVHSRDRDRDRDRVDNFPANEDLWEHEDLDLTVW